In a genomic window of Candidatus Tumulicola sp.:
- a CDS encoding tetratricopeptide repeat protein, with protein sequence MRLLQSITARALLVAAFSLACGLSATAGARAQSAQDGGQGTSDVVSMDLLQAEKLTQAGNNKEALELLDRYISAHPNVARALVDRGDVYQNSGDQAKAIADYTAAIGVNPDYAYAYASRCESRWDIDQSKEALADCSRAIELNPNYGYALRQRALVELDLDDSASAARDIDRAIDIDPNSASNLSARCRVRLAQLQPAMALTDCSAAITLDGDWPTPRFYRGRAEIQLEQWTAAEADFTKYLELEPSGDNARYWRATARFRLQQYAGALIDVNGYLKAHPDDGDGYLLLANIQLGQGQRDAAREAANNALRHYRIENDDSGAARAQTFLDSLQ encoded by the coding sequence ATGCGATTGCTTCAGTCGATCACGGCGCGAGCTTTACTCGTCGCCGCTTTCAGTCTTGCGTGCGGGTTGAGTGCGACGGCCGGCGCCCGTGCGCAGAGTGCACAAGATGGCGGGCAGGGGACGTCCGACGTCGTGAGCATGGATCTGCTGCAGGCCGAGAAGCTCACCCAGGCCGGCAACAATAAAGAAGCGCTCGAGCTGCTCGATCGCTACATCAGCGCTCATCCGAACGTGGCCCGAGCGCTCGTCGATCGCGGCGATGTCTACCAGAACAGCGGTGACCAGGCTAAAGCCATCGCCGACTATACCGCCGCCATTGGGGTGAACCCGGACTATGCCTATGCCTACGCTTCTCGATGCGAGTCCCGCTGGGATATCGACCAGTCGAAGGAGGCGTTAGCTGATTGTAGCCGCGCGATCGAACTCAATCCGAATTACGGCTACGCATTGCGCCAACGCGCCTTAGTCGAGCTCGACCTCGACGATTCCGCCTCCGCCGCTCGCGATATCGATCGCGCGATCGATATCGATCCCAACTCCGCCTCGAATTTGTCGGCACGCTGCCGGGTCCGGCTGGCACAATTGCAGCCGGCGATGGCGCTTACCGATTGCAGCGCGGCCATCACGCTGGACGGCGACTGGCCGACGCCGCGCTTCTACCGCGGACGCGCCGAGATCCAACTCGAACAGTGGACGGCGGCCGAAGCCGACTTCACGAAATATCTCGAGCTCGAGCCGAGTGGCGACAACGCGCGGTATTGGCGCGCGACCGCACGCTTTCGCCTGCAGCAGTATGCCGGGGCGCTCATCGACGTCAACGGTTACTTGAAGGCGCATCCTGACGATGGCGACGGCTATTTGCTCTTAGCGAACATTCAACTCGGTCAGGGTCAGCGCGACGCCGCTCGCGAGGCGGCTAATAACGCTCTGCGACACTACCGCATCGAAAACGACGATAGCGGCGCGGCGCGCGCCCAAACGTTTCTCGACTCGCTACAATAA
- a CDS encoding GNAT family protein, translating to MGTSQNAPHVRLVPVTEAAFRWMLGRGDPVDELQLPQGGVDEPEIIEHVRRLSERQGYAGSWMIVAGSEVVGLCGYHGPPVAGIVEIGYNVAPARRNRGFATHGVAAIVRSAEEDDAIHTIVAETLAGNIASQRALERNAFVRVSERPTAGEAVIRWSRNVLRKTA from the coding sequence ATGGGCACGTCGCAAAATGCGCCGCACGTGCGGCTCGTGCCGGTAACGGAAGCCGCATTCCGTTGGATGCTCGGACGGGGCGATCCGGTCGACGAACTGCAATTGCCCCAAGGCGGTGTCGACGAACCGGAAATTATCGAGCACGTCCGGCGTCTATCCGAACGTCAAGGCTACGCTGGTTCCTGGATGATCGTCGCCGGCAGCGAAGTCGTCGGCTTATGCGGCTATCACGGGCCGCCGGTCGCTGGAATCGTCGAGATCGGCTACAACGTCGCGCCCGCTCGGCGCAACCGTGGATTCGCGACGCACGGGGTTGCTGCGATCGTCCGTTCCGCAGAAGAAGACGATGCGATCCATACGATCGTTGCCGAAACGCTCGCCGGTAACATCGCCTCGCAGCGCGCGCTCGAGCGAAATGCATTCGTTCGCGTCAGCGAACGCCCGACCGCCGGCGAAGCGGTTATCCGGTGGTCTCGAAACGTACTACGTAAAACGGCTTAA